A DNA window from Macadamia integrifolia cultivar HAES 741 chromosome 4, SCU_Mint_v3, whole genome shotgun sequence contains the following coding sequences:
- the LOC122076749 gene encoding ubiquitin-conjugating enzyme E2-23 kDa-like, which yields MSSPSKRRDMDVMKLMMSDYTVEPINDGITEFNVEFHGPKESLYEGGVWKVRVELPDAYPYKSPSIGFLNKIFHPNVDELSGSVCLDVINQSWSPMFDLLNVFEVFLPQLLLYPNPSDPLNGDAASLMMKDQKQYEQKVKEYCERYAKRENITNPEAEESSDDDDISDGRSTSSDDEVAGHPDP from the exons GATGATGAGTGACTATACTGTGGAGCCGATCAATGATGGAATTACTGAATTCAACGTTGAGTTTCATGGCCCAAAAGAAA GCCTTTATGAAGGTGGAGTGTGGAAAGTTCGTGTTGAGCTGCCAGATGCTTACCCTTACAAGTCTCCTTCTATTGGATTTCTGAACAAAATATTCCACCCAAATGTTGATGAGCT GTCTGGTTCTGTATGCTTGGATGTTATCAACCAATCTTGGAGCCCAATGTTTG ATCTGCTGAATGTCTTTGAGGTGTTCCTTCCACAACTTTTGCTTTACCCAAATCCTTCAGATCCATTAAATGGTGACGCAGCATCATTGATGATGAAGGACCAGAAACAATACGAACAGAAAGTGAAAG AGTACTGTGAACGATATGCAAAGAGAGAGAACATTACCAATCCCGAAGCTGAAGAGAGCAGTGACGACGATGATATCAGTGACGGGCGGAGCACATCAAGCGACGATGAAGTTGCAGGCCATCCAGACCCATAA
- the LOC122075902 gene encoding RING-H2 finger protein ATL46-like — MRTRTTLWFFPSTHPQMSWIQSQIKVKDGPTIFPPGISPPLSSSSSSSSSDSSFRSPYISNYQNGSTPSSSGGRISPAVLFIIVILAVIFFISGLLHLLVRFLIKKPSTSSISQSNRYPDMSGSDTLQRQLQQLFHLHDSGLDQAFIDALPVFFYKEIVGLKEPSDCAVCLCEFSEQDNLRLLPICSHAFHINCIDTWLLSNSTCPLCRGTLFTPGLSIENPVFEFDDPREEDGIPSDREDRFTCAQKTVETGETGEIVGEKRVLSVRLGKFRNINDDGVEGEEKGEGETSSRNLDARRCYSMGSYQYVEGDSNLQVALRHDRDAGDVKLVKGRAHNENSSVIVDMEGKKLSRGSKGESFSVSKIWLWSKKGKFPSSSDSHMGIPSSSLNVGLPLPERTQDV; from the coding sequence ATGAGAACAAGGACGACGCTCTGGTTCTTCCCATCTACTCATCCTCAGATGTCTTGGATTCAGTCTCAAATCAAGGTTAAAGATGGTCCTACTATCTTTCCACCTGGtatttctcctcctctttcttcttcttcttcttcttcttcttctgattcctCATTTCGATCTCCTTATATTAGTAATTATCAGAATGGATCAACACCATCGTCATCTGGCGGAAGAATCAGTCCAGCTGTTTTATTTATCATAGTTATTCTAGCTGTTATATTCTTCATATCTGGTCTGCTTCACCTGCTCGTTAGATTCCTCATAAAGAAACCATCTACCTCGTCAATCTCCCAGTCTAATAGGTACCCAGATATGTCCGGCTCGGATACTCTGCAAAGACAGTTACAACAGCTATTCCATCTCCATGACTCTGGTCTAGATCAAGCTTTCATAGATGCTCTCCCTGTTTTCTTCTACAAGGAGATAGTGGGACTTAAAGAACCCTCTGATTGTGCTGTTTGCCTCTGTGAATTTTCAGAACAAGACAATCTGAGATTGCTTCCCATTTGTAGCCATGCTTTTCACATCAACTGTATTGATACATGGCTCCTGTCAAACTCAACATGCCCTCTTTGCAGAGGGACCCTCTTCACCCCTGGCCTTTCAATTGAAAACCCAGTTTTTGAATTTGATGATCCAAGGGAGGAGGATGGGATTCCCAGTGACAGAGAGGATAGGTTCACTTGTGCACAGAAAACAGTGGAAACAGGGGAAACaggggagattgttggggaAAAGAGGGTTCTTTCCGTGAGGCTCGGTAAATTCAGGAATATAAATGATGATGGagtagaaggagaagagaaaggagaaggagagaccAGTAGTCGTAATCTGGATGCAAGGAGATGTTATTCGATGGGTTCATATCAGTATGTGGAAGGCGATTCCAATCTGCAAGTGGCCTTACGCCATGATAGAGATGCCGGTGATGTGAAGCTAGTGAAAGGGAGAGCACATAATGAGAATTCTTCGGTTATTGTGGATATGGAAGGGAAGAAACTCAGTAGAGGAAGTAAAGGTGAAAGCTTCTCTGTTTCCAAGATCTGGCTCTGGtcaaagaagggaaaatttcCAAGTTCTTCAGATTCTCATATGGGTATTCCTTCTTCGTCTCTTAATGTTGGCTTGCCATTGCCAGAAAGAACTCAAGATGTATGA